A window of the Butyricimonas virosa genome harbors these coding sequences:
- a CDS encoding zincin-like metallopeptidase domain-containing protein, with protein sequence MAGYKKYNNDGPSAEDKALDLFAEMMIERIETISKDWSKPWITEGSLGWPKNLSGREYNGMNALMLLLHCEKNGYKIPRFCTFDCVQRLNKPTEKQAKEGVELPRVAVNRGEKSFPVMLTTFTCIHKETKEKIKYDDYKRLSDEEKKMYNVYPKMQVFRVFNVSQTNLQEARPELWNKLANGDAVKLDESEKMSFEPMDVMIRDNRWICPIKPMHQDKAYFSITKNEIVVPEKAQFKNGESYYGTLWHEMTHSTGIEGQLDRIKPTAFGSDEYAREELVAELGSALVAQRYGMSKALKEESCAYLKSWLEQLKESPQFIKTTLLDVKKATSLVTQNVDKIAEELEKGKKEEQDNKQGVKVEQPASGEKIFYSSVAYLQSTDDTSRLDEFRDKGDYEGLLQAAKEYYDGNGINEQYTFASPLQNKGDDLLIEDKDFAVVYNNSVGGTYEVMLKYSEQEIRDHITRYGTRLASDDIKEVAKDMVAEQFQAITKQRIPVFEMPSGDILYAGYNRETDTLDVGTVVNAGLVPNHQFPYDHDNSLESNLQSVHSELSQMEQYQEEEVEYSGGMHR encoded by the coding sequence ATGGCCGGTTACAAGAAATATAACAACGATGGCCCTTCCGCAGAAGACAAGGCTCTTGACCTTTTTGCGGAAATGATGATCGAGCGCATCGAGACCATCAGCAAGGACTGGTCGAAGCCGTGGATTACCGAGGGAAGTTTGGGGTGGCCGAAGAACCTGTCCGGGCGTGAGTACAATGGGATGAACGCGCTGATGTTGCTTCTCCACTGCGAGAAGAACGGATATAAGATTCCTCGTTTCTGCACCTTTGACTGTGTGCAACGGTTGAACAAGCCGACTGAAAAGCAGGCTAAAGAGGGTGTGGAACTGCCGAGGGTTGCCGTCAACCGTGGTGAAAAATCGTTCCCGGTCATGCTTACCACCTTTACCTGCATCCATAAGGAGACCAAGGAGAAAATCAAGTATGACGATTACAAAAGGCTCTCCGACGAAGAGAAGAAGATGTACAACGTATATCCGAAGATGCAGGTCTTTCGGGTATTTAACGTGTCCCAGACCAATCTTCAGGAAGCCCGTCCGGAACTTTGGAACAAGCTGGCGAATGGGGATGCCGTAAAATTGGACGAGAGCGAGAAGATGTCTTTTGAACCGATGGATGTGATGATCCGTGATAACCGTTGGATTTGTCCCATCAAGCCGATGCACCAGGACAAAGCCTACTTCTCCATTACCAAAAACGAGATTGTGGTTCCTGAAAAGGCACAGTTCAAGAACGGGGAATCGTACTACGGCACGCTTTGGCATGAAATGACCCACAGCACAGGTATCGAGGGGCAGCTTGACCGCATCAAGCCCACCGCTTTCGGTTCGGACGAATATGCCCGTGAGGAATTAGTGGCTGAATTAGGCAGCGCATTGGTGGCACAGCGTTACGGTATGAGCAAGGCTCTGAAAGAAGAGAGCTGCGCCTATCTGAAATCGTGGCTGGAGCAACTGAAAGAGTCTCCGCAATTTATCAAGACCACGCTCTTGGATGTGAAAAAGGCGACTTCGTTGGTTACGCAAAACGTGGATAAGATTGCGGAAGAATTGGAAAAGGGGAAAAAGGAAGAGCAGGACAACAAGCAGGGAGTGAAAGTGGAACAACCTGCATCCGGCGAAAAGATTTTCTATTCTTCCGTTGCCTACCTGCAATCAACCGATGACACTTCCCGGCTGGACGAATTTCGGGACAAGGGTGATTATGAAGGATTGCTCCAAGCTGCCAAAGAGTATTATGACGGAAACGGTATCAATGAGCAATATACCTTTGCCTCTCCTCTCCAGAACAAGGGTGATGACCTGTTGATTGAAGACAAGGATTTTGCCGTGGTCTATAACAACAGCGTGGGTGGCACATACGAGGTGATGCTGAAATATTCGGAACAGGAAATCCGTGACCATATTACCAGATATGGAACCCGTCTGGCAAGCGATGACATCAAAGAGGTGGCAAAGGATATGGTGGCAGAACAGTTCCAGGCTATAACGAAACAGCGAATACCTGTCTTTGAAATGCCGAGCGGAGATATTCTCTATGCCGGATATAACAGGGAGACCGACACGCTTGATGTCGGTACGGTGGTCAATGCCGGTCTTGTTCCCAACCATCAGTTCCCCTACGACCACGACAATTCTCTCGAATCCAACCTGCAATCCGTCCATTCGGAATTAAGTCAGATGGAACAGTATCAGGAGGAAGAAGTGGAATATAGCGGTGGTATGCACCGATGA
- a CDS encoding glucosaminidase domain-containing protein produces the protein MSKNQQYAEQYADFAMQQMRKYGIPASVTLAQGILESSNGQSRLALNENNHFGIKATPKWIAEGGKYGLYTDDKPNEKFCSYDSVGDSYEHHSRFLVENKRYDRCFTLAPDDYKGWTEGLAKAGYASGSNYAGSLQKIIEVNGLQKYDRMVMAETKAQGLEIGQEKNVDKEAYSFPVKREEFLFVTSPFGMRTDPMDAGKQQMHKGIDIRCKGDAVLATENNGKVVAVNQNANTAGGKSVTIEYPRSDGSKVQNTYMHLSSVDVKVGDTVQAGQKVGVSGNTGTRTTGEHLHFGVTLVSADGQKRDMDPAVYLAEIAEKGNIRLQALHNGNDLLAKYKTEAMATPQESKAQSPEDWMKKLLSSEDSGVGLSGTNDPIMDMVVKAFSSLMMLAVVIDSKDEEEQISAVSKMADERKVDLTPLLPHMKTCALVVGENNKAVLQADNGSIQFSRELSANELSCLSATLNSPGLSEESKRMRVAGMVNALVLSQQASQNFEQGMSEQQGREEQIKR, from the coding sequence ATGAGCAAGAACCAACAATATGCGGAACAATACGCCGATTTTGCGATGCAGCAGATGCGCAAGTACGGCATTCCTGCCTCTGTGACCTTGGCGCAAGGCATATTGGAGAGCAGCAACGGGCAAAGCCGTCTGGCCCTTAACGAGAACAACCATTTCGGCATCAAAGCTACTCCAAAGTGGATTGCGGAGGGTGGCAAGTACGGATTATACACCGATGACAAGCCCAACGAGAAGTTTTGCAGTTATGACAGTGTGGGTGATTCTTACGAGCACCACTCCAGATTTCTGGTAGAGAACAAGCGGTATGACAGATGCTTCACCTTGGCTCCCGATGACTATAAGGGTTGGACGGAAGGGCTTGCCAAGGCAGGATATGCCAGCGGCAGCAATTATGCCGGGAGCCTGCAAAAAATCATTGAGGTCAACGGATTGCAGAAGTACGACCGGATGGTGATGGCGGAAACGAAAGCGCAGGGACTGGAGATCGGACAGGAAAAGAATGTCGATAAGGAAGCATATTCATTCCCGGTCAAGCGCGAAGAGTTCCTGTTTGTCACTTCACCGTTCGGAATGCGTACTGACCCGATGGATGCCGGCAAGCAACAGATGCACAAGGGCATCGACATCCGCTGCAAGGGAGATGCGGTACTGGCGACTGAGAACAACGGCAAGGTGGTGGCCGTCAACCAAAATGCAAATACCGCCGGAGGGAAATCCGTCACCATCGAATACCCAAGGAGTGACGGGAGCAAGGTGCAGAACACTTATATGCACCTGTCTTCTGTCGATGTCAAGGTGGGCGATACCGTCCAAGCCGGGCAGAAAGTCGGTGTTTCAGGGAATACCGGGACACGGACTACCGGCGAGCACCTGCATTTCGGGGTGACATTAGTTTCAGCGGATGGGCAGAAGCGGGATATGGATCCGGCTGTTTATCTGGCTGAGATTGCCGAAAAAGGTAATATCCGGCTGCAAGCCCTGCATAACGGGAATGACCTGCTGGCAAAATACAAGACGGAGGCAATGGCCACTCCACAAGAAAGCAAGGCTCAAAGCCCTGAAGACTGGATGAAAAAGCTGCTCTCTTCGGAGGACAGCGGTGTCGGCTTATCGGGAACCAACGACCCGATTATGGATATGGTGGTCAAAGCCTTTTCTTCGCTGATGATGCTGGCAGTAGTCATTGACAGCAAGGATGAAGAGGAACAGATAAGTGCCGTTTCCAAAATGGCCGATGAACGGAAAGTGGATTTGACCCCACTTTTGCCACACATGAAAACCTGCGCTCTCGTGGTTGGAGAGAACAACAAAGCCGTATTGCAGGCAGACAACGGCTCCATCCAATTCTCACGGGAGTTGAGTGCCAATGAACTGAGCTGCCTGTCTGCCACGCTGAACAGTCCGGGACTCTCGGAAGAAAGCAAGCGTATGCGTGTGGCCGGGATGGTCAATGCCCTGGTGCTGTCGCAACAGGCTTCGCAGAACTTCGAACAGGGAATGTCGGAACAACAGGGACGGGAGGAACAAATCAAGAGATAA
- a CDS encoding ArdC family protein, with product MKEKSQFEKNAADKQVELLSEALNGAVSAGGHWLNATGKGYPKFYPKGVAVSPFNALFMALHSDKTGSKTNLFTLYSEAKARGESVREHEKGVPFLFYNWNKYVNRNNPNDIISRNDYQQLPPEERNRYKGIHNREIRTLFTIDQTLLPLVDKNVYETLVQKHGNSVEQGFGEKELRELRPRFNVFVQAISKNMVPIRTDGSGVAHYDSQKDAVYIPRQKDFEHYTDYAQETLRQIIAATGHQQRLAREGMVMKNGVPPTEDAVKQEHLISEIASGIKMLEMGLPARLSDENIKMVDYWSRELKENPNLIDAIESDVNNALEVIRKAERGEKIEYATYRNHRQTERMQEQMPKHFFVADEIKKHPDKDNKTIVLVIDRQRKSADVILPAGASLEVNNEIKGMNKKRIQSAMQKNGIEHVRFYNPDGALGYRPDDRYFAEKQIEVARLKSWTLETLSTIDAHPAVKQAYDLGFEQIQMVQDDKNRWALYIKPEGKSGYSIYPDKDDLNRFFTTLKQSLDNIDKVRGELAKKYYALAESKPELKVDLFHTSDERIDLNRIQRVAVFKTKNGAILCAPTIDNQKPQPRSVTPQQWQRMWLAEDRNSFKQHLAATLFADLLNKSQSQEQTSSEKQEEEVETKVGRKEEVKPEQPKEEVREQEEVSRGMHR from the coding sequence ATGAAAGAGAAATCACAGTTTGAGAAAAACGCTGCGGACAAGCAGGTCGAATTGCTTTCCGAAGCATTGAACGGTGCGGTCAGTGCCGGCGGCCATTGGCTCAACGCCACGGGCAAAGGATATCCGAAGTTTTATCCGAAAGGAGTTGCGGTCAGTCCGTTCAACGCCCTGTTCATGGCATTGCATTCAGACAAGACCGGAAGCAAGACCAACCTCTTCACCTTATACAGCGAAGCCAAGGCACGGGGAGAGTCTGTCCGGGAACACGAGAAAGGTGTGCCCTTCCTGTTCTACAACTGGAACAAGTATGTAAACCGGAACAACCCCAACGACATCATTTCAAGAAACGATTACCAACAACTGCCTCCTGAAGAGAGGAATCGGTACAAGGGCATACACAACAGGGAGATTCGCACACTGTTCACCATAGACCAGACCCTGCTGCCCCTTGTTGACAAGAATGTATATGAGACACTTGTGCAGAAACACGGCAACAGCGTGGAGCAGGGATTCGGTGAAAAGGAGTTGCGTGAATTGCGCCCTCGCTTCAATGTCTTTGTGCAAGCCATTTCCAAAAACATGGTGCCCATCCGCACGGACGGAAGCGGCGTGGCACATTATGACAGTCAAAAGGATGCGGTTTACATTCCCCGTCAAAAGGATTTTGAACATTATACCGACTATGCACAAGAGACCTTACGGCAAATCATAGCGGCTACCGGACACCAGCAACGCCTTGCCCGTGAAGGCATGGTGATGAAAAACGGAGTGCCACCCACAGAGGATGCCGTCAAGCAGGAACATCTTATCTCCGAAATCGCTTCGGGTATCAAGATGCTGGAAATGGGACTGCCGGCACGCCTATCGGATGAGAATATCAAGATGGTGGACTACTGGAGCCGGGAACTCAAAGAGAATCCCAACCTGATTGATGCCATCGAGAGCGATGTGAACAATGCCTTGGAGGTCATACGCAAGGCGGAACGAGGCGAGAAAATCGAGTATGCCACCTATCGTAACCACCGACAGACCGAGCGGATGCAGGAGCAGATGCCCAAGCATTTCTTCGTGGCTGACGAGATCAAGAAACATCCCGACAAGGATAACAAGACCATCGTGTTGGTCATAGACCGACAAAGAAAGAGTGCCGATGTCATCTTGCCTGCCGGCGCATCCTTGGAGGTGAACAACGAGATAAAGGGCATGAACAAAAAGCGCATACAGTCTGCCATGCAGAAAAACGGCATTGAGCATGTCCGCTTCTACAATCCGGACGGAGCATTGGGGTATCGTCCCGACGACCGCTATTTTGCCGAGAAGCAGATTGAAGTGGCAAGATTGAAGAGCTGGACTTTGGAAACGCTCTCCACCATTGACGCCCATCCTGCGGTAAAGCAAGCCTATGACCTTGGCTTTGAGCAAATCCAGATGGTGCAGGACGACAAGAACCGTTGGGCACTGTATATAAAACCCGAAGGCAAGTCCGGTTACAGCATCTATCCCGACAAGGATGACCTGAACCGTTTCTTCACCACTCTCAAGCAGTCGTTGGATAACATCGACAAGGTACGTGGCGAACTGGCGAAGAAATACTATGCCTTGGCGGAGAGCAAACCCGAACTGAAGGTGGATCTGTTCCACACATCGGACGAGCGCATCGACCTGAACCGCATCCAGCGTGTGGCCGTGTTCAAGACCAAGAACGGTGCGATACTCTGCGCTCCCACCATAGACAACCAGAAGCCACAGCCCCGAAGTGTCACGCCACAACAATGGCAACGGATGTGGCTTGCCGAAGACCGGAACAGTTTCAAGCAGCATTTGGCGGCAACACTCTTTGCGGATCTGCTGAACAAGAGCCAATCACAGGAGCAGACCTCTTCCGAGAAACAGGAAGAAGAGGTGGAGACAAAAGTAGGCCGGAAAGAGGAGGTCAAGCCTGAACAGCCTAAAGAGGAAGTCAGGGAACAGGAAGAGGTATCACGAGGTATGCACCGATAA
- a CDS encoding M23 family metallopeptidase, producing MKYTEEMILHSPSGYCMPFEEKNNKEVSLSKGYGEQKDAVTGETSFNHGIDFNTSHRPLAAVASGVVSSIGTDKERGVYIVIRYGKYEVTYAHLANIFIRFGQKVKAGQTVAISGNDLHMEVAFDGEELNPIEFLTMLYGNIQALRKAGHEATHEFIQFDGEMKTRYDRDKEEIEELMIRFLPVYMEDLFRGAYTVPEYTGQSLRNVFTVGATKNYFFETIPSMANPLGIGNRALPLASKVQNLLIADFLNYLALKHNIYLSTMSEEVKKNFNPRP from the coding sequence ATGAAATATACGGAAGAAATGATTTTACATTCCCCAAGCGGCTACTGTATGCCCTTCGAGGAAAAGAATAATAAAGAAGTGAGTCTTTCAAAAGGCTACGGCGAACAGAAAGATGCCGTAACCGGAGAAACTTCCTTTAACCACGGCATAGACTTTAATACCAGCCACCGTCCTTTGGCGGCAGTGGCAAGCGGTGTCGTATCGAGCATCGGTACGGACAAGGAACGTGGCGTGTATATTGTCATACGCTACGGTAAATACGAAGTGACCTATGCACATCTTGCCAATATATTCATCCGTTTCGGGCAAAAGGTAAAAGCCGGTCAGACGGTAGCCATCAGTGGAAACGACCTTCACATGGAGGTGGCGTTTGACGGAGAAGAACTGAATCCGATAGAGTTCCTGACCATGCTCTACGGCAATATCCAGGCATTACGCAAAGCCGGGCACGAAGCCACCCACGAATTTATCCAATTTGACGGCGAAATGAAGACAAGATACGACCGTGACAAGGAAGAAATCGAAGAACTGATGATCCGTTTCCTGCCTGTCTATATGGAAGACCTGTTCCGTGGAGCGTACACCGTACCTGAATATACCGGGCAATCGCTGCGGAACGTGTTTACAGTGGGTGCCACCAAAAATTATTTCTTTGAAACGATACCGAGCATGGCAAATCCTCTTGGTATCGGCAACCGTGCCCTGCCGTTGGCGAGCAAGGTACAGAATCTCCTGATAGCGGATTTCCTGAATTATCTCGCGCTCAAACACAATATCTATCTCTCCACCATGAGCGAGGAAGTAAAAAAAAACTTCAATCCGAGGCCATAG
- a CDS encoding PH domain-containing protein encodes MQNRQLYRDISLRPKTTQFFIDELPLLFVAITGLVYGGMDDAPLGSIATLFAVLLSLYLAYRLIYLKRIRYHIGSEQLTAAHGVFQRSTGYIELYRVVDFHEHQTLLQQIFGLKTVTVLSMDRTTPKLALIGLPKQTAIVELIRERVEFNKKRKGIYEITNH; translated from the coding sequence ATGCAGAACAGACAGCTATACAGAGACATTTCGCTTCGTCCGAAAACCACGCAGTTCTTCATTGATGAGCTGCCTTTGTTGTTTGTGGCTATAACAGGCTTGGTCTATGGCGGTATGGATGACGCGCCCCTTGGCTCTATCGCCACCCTCTTTGCCGTGCTTCTTTCCCTCTACTTGGCCTACCGGCTCATCTATCTGAAACGGATACGCTACCACATCGGGAGCGAACAACTGACGGCAGCGCATGGCGTGTTCCAACGCAGCACAGGTTATATCGAACTGTACCGTGTAGTGGATTTTCACGAACACCAGACCCTGTTACAACAGATTTTCGGACTGAAAACGGTAACGGTACTCTCTATGGACAGGACCACACCCAAGCTGGCTCTGATAGGCTTGCCCAAACAGACAGCCATCGTGGAACTTATCAGGGAACGTGTTGAGTTTAACAAAAAAAGAAAAGGCATCTATGAAATCACCAATCATTAA
- a CDS encoding toprim domain-containing protein encodes MANGELTYDDFLQRLDIQDVLMDAGYHLNKHDGLRYPSYIRTDSNGTRIRGDKFIVTGGGKCCFQPPQQKLYNIISFIKSFPEKFAEHRNGVSPDRLVNLVCNRLLNHPIEDRPIRIIQPKQHSRPFSLHDYDTHHFDVNDRETHKRFYPYFKSRGIDIFTQRAFAGHFFLATKHRTNGLSYANLAFPLVLPKEPDKVVGLEERGRPKMDGSGSYKGKAEGSNSSEGLWIANFSGEPLQQAGGVAWFESGYDAMAFHQLHRDTFRDNPELSKKSVFVSTGGTPTDMQIRGMLSVIPNVNHYLCFDNDSAGREFVNKFRLIAKSMHINPEQIREIPLMPCYKDWNDALLGKTSEEYLDSIKDAVIPLSAPLGTKGSTAGEEEVNEQSTIHR; translated from the coding sequence ATGGCAAACGGAGAACTGACATACGATGACTTCCTGCAACGGTTGGACATACAGGACGTACTGATGGATGCAGGCTATCACCTGAACAAGCATGACGGCCTGCGTTATCCGTCCTATATCCGCACGGACAGCAATGGCACACGCATCCGTGGAGACAAGTTTATCGTGACCGGAGGTGGCAAATGTTGCTTCCAGCCCCCACAGCAAAAGCTCTACAACATCATCTCCTTTATCAAGTCGTTCCCCGAAAAGTTTGCGGAACACAGAAACGGCGTGTCTCCCGACAGGTTGGTCAACCTTGTCTGTAACCGACTGTTGAACCACCCCATCGAAGACAGGCCGATCCGTATCATCCAACCCAAGCAGCACAGCCGCCCGTTCAGTCTCCATGATTACGACACACACCATTTTGACGTAAACGACCGGGAGACCCACAAGCGTTTCTATCCCTACTTCAAGAGCCGTGGCATTGACATCTTCACGCAACGTGCTTTTGCCGGCCATTTTTTCTTAGCCACCAAACACAGGACAAACGGTCTGTCATACGCCAACCTCGCCTTCCCGTTGGTATTGCCCAAAGAGCCTGACAAGGTTGTCGGTTTGGAAGAACGTGGACGTCCCAAGATGGACGGAAGCGGCAGCTACAAAGGGAAGGCCGAAGGGAGCAACAGCAGCGAAGGCTTGTGGATAGCCAATTTCAGCGGAGAGCCTTTGCAGCAAGCCGGAGGTGTCGCCTGGTTTGAAAGCGGCTACGATGCGATGGCATTCCACCAACTGCACCGTGACACCTTCCGTGACAATCCCGAACTTTCCAAGAAAAGTGTATTTGTCTCCACCGGCGGCACGCCCACCGATATGCAGATACGGGGAATGCTCTCCGTCATTCCGAATGTGAATCACTACCTGTGTTTCGACAACGACAGTGCCGGGCGCGAGTTTGTAAATAAATTCCGGCTCATCGCAAAATCCATGCACATCAATCCGGAACAGATCAGAGAAATCCCCTTGATGCCCTGTTACAAGGACTGGAACGATGCCCTGCTTGGCAAGACGAGCGAGGAATACCTTGACAGCATCAAAGATGCGGTTATTCCTTTGAGTGCGCCACTCGGTACAAAAGGAAGCACAGCCGGCGAAGAAGAAGTAAACGAACAATCCACCATTCACAGATAA
- a CDS encoding DUF4099 domain-containing protein: MKQVRFEFEELPYDTLSQFGLTQEMIEDLPMQTLEEISHGRHSPVLPIEVNDDNGNTVTERSRFAFVRKENGEADVIFFPVLKKSLLEKYNEEQKKQLQSGKTILADSVTADGRKTKVFVQIDTETNQVMSVPTQVIARNLQVLAEELKLSNAEIKVMQQGEPLTFVMEDEPVTVGIDLNEKNGIRFCRGDSQKWSEHTKREWDKYTFGCYGCWVMDDDGCLDYVPEEQYTEELWNEQKKSAQRNMGAGLHK, encoded by the coding sequence ATGAAACAAGTACGATTTGAATTTGAGGAACTGCCATACGACACCCTGTCGCAGTTCGGACTTACCCAAGAGATGATTGAAGACCTGCCCATGCAGACCTTGGAGGAAATCAGTCACGGCAGGCACTCGCCTGTACTTCCTATCGAGGTAAACGATGATAACGGAAACACCGTTACCGAGCGAAGCCGTTTCGCTTTCGTGCGCAAGGAAAACGGAGAAGCCGATGTGATATTCTTCCCGGTATTGAAGAAATCGCTTTTGGAGAAATATAACGAGGAGCAGAAAAAGCAGCTCCAATCCGGCAAGACCATCCTTGCAGACTCTGTAACGGCGGACGGTCGCAAGACCAAGGTATTCGTGCAGATCGACACCGAGACCAACCAGGTCATGTCCGTTCCCACGCAGGTCATCGCCCGTAACCTTCAGGTATTGGCAGAGGAACTGAAACTCAGCAATGCCGAAATCAAGGTGATGCAGCAAGGAGAACCTTTGACCTTCGTGATGGAAGACGAACCGGTTACGGTCGGCATTGACCTGAACGAGAAGAACGGTATCCGCTTCTGCCGGGGCGACAGCCAGAAATGGAGCGAGCACACCAAAAGAGAATGGGACAAATACACATTCGGCTGTTACGGCTGTTGGGTCATGGACGATGACGGATGTCTTGACTATGTACCCGAAGAGCAGTACACGGAAGAACTCTGGAACGAACAGAAAAAGAGTGCCCAGCGCAATATGGGCGCAGGACTTCACAAATAA
- a CDS encoding M23 family metallopeptidase translates to MSKTRILISLLLLLSGNHAKPQFNTVSCPGNRYKVVVENLSRTTNETEATPESITSENGKSVPDKVALSSADTKKKEQVARYLSVCYPLSSVKINSPYGYRKDPFTGKRKFHNGIDLHARSAKVFAMMQGRVLKVGQDKVSGKYVTLQHGSFIVSYCHLSQISVSQGQAVLPGDVVGITGNTGRCTGEHLHISIRHNGEHINPRIFLDYINSVKESCVMALLN, encoded by the coding sequence ATGAGTAAAACACGAATCCTTATATCCCTTCTTTTGCTATTGTCCGGAAACCATGCAAAACCACAATTCAACACGGTTTCCTGTCCGGGCAATCGCTATAAAGTCGTTGTGGAAAATCTATCCCGGACGACAAACGAAACAGAGGCGACACCCGAAAGCATCACCTCTGAAAACGGAAAGTCCGTACCCGACAAGGTTGCTTTGTCAAGTGCGGACACCAAAAAGAAAGAGCAGGTAGCACGCTATCTCAGCGTATGCTATCCGCTCTCGTCTGTCAAAATCAATTCGCCTTACGGCTATCGCAAAGACCCTTTTACAGGGAAGAGGAAGTTTCACAACGGCATTGACCTCCATGCCCGGAGTGCCAAGGTGTTTGCCATGATGCAGGGGAGAGTGCTGAAGGTAGGACAGGACAAAGTATCCGGAAAATATGTCACGTTACAACACGGCAGCTTCATCGTCAGCTATTGCCACTTGTCTCAAATATCTGTTTCACAGGGGCAGGCCGTTTTGCCGGGTGATGTTGTCGGGATAACAGGCAATACCGGGCGCTGCACCGGGGAACATCTGCATATATCTATTCGCCACAATGGAGAACATATTAATCCACGGATATTCCTTGATTACATCAATTCAGTAAAAGAGTCTTGTGTGATGGCGTTACTTAATTGA
- a CDS encoding dual specificity protein phosphatase family protein, translating into MDKYKFAEISTRPFPSILDVENPWIFGKTGVVINVSEHEDQRVINIYKKKKINYYHFPLNEESENMGWENILKAVSVLLNCVQNQIPAIVHCIGGNNRSPLIVECLYFVLYQEHLPDEYKGCFNHLFYNLSNGHIPFILKEVEHSLSQLSNAITQDSFTELM; encoded by the coding sequence ATGGACAAATATAAATTTGCAGAAATTTCAACTCGGCCGTTTCCAAGTATTTTGGATGTGGAAAATCCATGGATTTTTGGCAAAACTGGTGTTGTAATCAATGTCTCTGAACATGAGGATCAGAGAGTAATCAACATTTACAAAAAGAAAAAAATTAATTATTATCATTTCCCATTGAACGAAGAATCGGAAAATATGGGTTGGGAAAATATTCTCAAAGCCGTATCTGTTTTATTGAATTGTGTACAAAATCAAATTCCAGCCATCGTCCACTGTATTGGTGGCAATAATCGAAGCCCTTTGATTGTTGAATGTTTATATTTCGTTTTATATCAAGAACACTTGCCAGACGAATACAAAGGATGTTTTAATCACTTGTTCTATAATCTATCCAACGGACATATACCATTTATATTAAAAGAGGTGGAGCATTCACTTAGTCAATTAAGTAACGCCATCACACAAGACTCTTTTACTGAATTGATGTAA